The Muricauda sp. SCSIO 65647 genome includes a region encoding these proteins:
- a CDS encoding DUF2490 domain-containing protein, producing the protein MAKRIIAIWLLATVGLYAQNTGEDELGAWYMYFGMNRISERFSIHTEAQFRFYETTDSFNQLLLRTGLNYHINPNAIVTGGYAFIDTDPTFESDEILINNISEHRIFQQFIMTNKVWELLFEHRYRLEQRFITIENENSPFFERNTEHRARYRLQVMLPLTDTFFLNFYDEIFINLQNSIFDQNRLYFAGGVHVTENASLQVGFLKNHFNNRNFDRLQIGFFYNPDLRGIFKKKAKDDG; encoded by the coding sequence ATGGCAAAAAGAATTATAGCGATCTGGCTTTTGGCCACAGTTGGCTTATATGCCCAAAATACCGGTGAAGATGAGTTGGGGGCATGGTATATGTATTTCGGGATGAACAGGATTTCGGAAAGGTTTAGCATTCATACCGAAGCCCAATTTCGATTCTATGAGACTACCGATAGCTTCAATCAATTATTGTTGCGAACCGGATTGAATTACCACATCAATCCCAATGCCATAGTGACGGGAGGTTATGCGTTTATTGACACCGACCCCACTTTTGAAAGTGATGAAATTCTGATAAATAATATTTCTGAACATCGAATTTTTCAACAGTTCATCATGACCAACAAAGTCTGGGAGCTGTTGTTCGAGCATCGCTATCGATTGGAGCAGCGATTTATCACCATTGAAAACGAGAACAGTCCTTTTTTTGAACGAAATACAGAACACCGGGCCAGATATCGATTACAGGTCATGCTTCCATTGACAGACACCTTTTTTCTTAATTTTTACGATGAGATCTTCATCAATTTACAAAACAGCATCTTTGATCAAAATCGCCTGTATTTTGCCGGAGGGGTGCATGTAACGGAAAATGCCAGTCTTCAAGTGGGTTTTCTGAAAAACCATTTCAATAATAGAAATTTTGATCGATTGCAGATAGGGTTCTTCTATAATCCCGACTTAAGGGGTATCTTTAAGAAAAAGGCAAAAGACGATGGGTAA
- a CDS encoding WD40/YVTN/BNR-like repeat-containing protein: protein MKKILSLVVLLATTSLFAQQFSMDLVQDMKPRNIGPAGMSGRVTAIDVVLSNPDVMYVGTASGGLWKSTSGGIKWEPIFDKEVTGSIGAVTIQQSNPSVIWVGTGEGNPRNSLNGGYGIYKSLDGGKTWKSMGLERTRHIHRVIIDPMNPDVVYAGAIGSPWGEHPERGVFKTTDGGETWQKVLFVNNKTGVADLVMDPTNPNKLFAALWEHKRDPWFFKSGGEGSGLYMTHDGGKNWKKLTEDDGLPKGELGRIGIAIAANKPNIVYALIEAKKNALYKSEDGGFKWKKVNDKNDIGNRPFYYSEIYVDPENENRVFSIFTYVNVSEDGGKNFKQLMPAYNVDNGVHPDHHAWWIHPDNGQFMIDGNDGGMNITKDGGQTWRFIGNLPVAQFYHISTDNEFPYNVYGGMQDNGSWRGPAYVWRAQGIRNSYWQEIAFGDGFDVVPDKDNSQFGYAMSQQGFVRRYDWKTGNNYTVRPTPPDADTKLRFNWNAGIGQDPFDNSTVYFGSQFVHKSTNKGQTWEVISPDLTTNDPEKQKQSESGGLTMDATGAENHCTILVIEPSPVEKDMLWVGTDDGRVHYTQNGGATWTEVTASIKGLPKGSWIPQIKASQNNKGEALLLANDYRRFNYTPYAYRTKDYGKTWTRIVDENDVQSYTLSIIEDPENPNLVFLGTDDGLYISFDAGNKWQKWTEGYPTVSTKDLVIHPREQDLVIGTFGRAAWVLDDIRPLRELATNMEALLQDVALFDSPDAYLAAYQQGTGSRFGGDALYNGENRKQGAMITYYLKEGKKDLDKAKKDKGEEKKEDTADNGQKSDEKEWSGVQKKDSVQFGIYADDRLIRTLKYKTPEKKGFHRVYWELNEKGPDRPARKIKKNEPEPSGAMVKPGTYKIKVTFGTTSDSTMVTVKTDPRLNVSTANINEVYQTQKQLEKHIQTAADAVKQLIESKDLANKYSKELKELDKEKYKDRIKASKDIVKQIDSVVAVFMGKEDKRQGITRNPETTVMQRLNTASYYVGSRKNGITETEKRLIRFAETDLKNALQKTNMFFADKWKAYRESIEALKLSPFKDKKTFNLD from the coding sequence ATGAAAAAAATACTCTCGTTGGTGGTGCTTCTGGCAACCACATCCCTTTTTGCACAACAATTTTCAATGGATTTAGTCCAAGACATGAAACCTCGAAATATCGGCCCGGCCGGAATGAGTGGTCGTGTCACGGCTATTGATGTGGTCTTATCAAACCCTGATGTGATGTATGTGGGCACCGCCTCCGGGGGCCTTTGGAAATCTACTTCGGGCGGCATCAAGTGGGAACCCATTTTTGATAAAGAGGTCACCGGATCTATTGGTGCGGTGACCATACAACAATCCAATCCTTCCGTGATTTGGGTGGGCACTGGTGAGGGCAATCCACGAAACAGCCTAAATGGCGGATATGGGATCTACAAATCGTTGGATGGCGGTAAAACCTGGAAAAGCATGGGGTTGGAAAGAACGCGTCATATCCATCGGGTCATCATCGACCCGATGAATCCTGATGTGGTGTATGCAGGCGCCATTGGTTCCCCTTGGGGCGAACACCCAGAACGTGGGGTGTTCAAAACCACCGATGGCGGTGAGACCTGGCAGAAAGTACTTTTTGTAAACAACAAGACAGGAGTGGCCGATCTGGTGATGGACCCTACCAATCCGAATAAATTGTTTGCCGCGCTATGGGAGCATAAACGCGACCCGTGGTTCTTCAAATCAGGTGGGGAAGGCAGCGGACTCTATATGACCCATGATGGTGGAAAAAATTGGAAAAAGCTAACAGAGGACGACGGGCTGCCCAAAGGCGAACTGGGCCGTATTGGCATTGCCATTGCCGCCAACAAACCGAATATCGTCTATGCCTTGATCGAAGCCAAAAAAAACGCATTGTACAAATCAGAAGACGGTGGCTTCAAATGGAAAAAGGTGAACGACAAGAACGATATTGGCAATCGCCCTTTTTACTACTCTGAGATCTATGTGGATCCCGAGAATGAAAATCGAGTATTCTCAATTTTCACTTATGTCAATGTTTCTGAAGATGGAGGCAAAAACTTCAAACAATTGATGCCCGCCTATAATGTTGACAACGGTGTGCATCCAGACCATCACGCTTGGTGGATCCATCCTGACAACGGACAATTTATGATCGATGGCAACGATGGCGGCATGAACATCACCAAAGACGGTGGTCAGACGTGGCGTTTCATCGGCAATTTGCCCGTGGCCCAATTTTACCATATCAGTACCGATAATGAGTTTCCCTATAATGTGTACGGGGGCATGCAAGATAACGGTTCATGGCGTGGTCCGGCCTACGTTTGGCGCGCCCAAGGTATCAGAAACAGTTATTGGCAAGAAATTGCTTTTGGCGATGGCTTCGATGTGGTACCTGATAAAGACAATAGCCAATTTGGGTATGCCATGAGCCAACAGGGATTTGTAAGACGATACGATTGGAAAACGGGAAACAACTATACCGTTCGTCCCACGCCACCCGATGCTGACACCAAGCTCCGCTTCAACTGGAATGCCGGTATCGGGCAAGACCCTTTTGATAATTCTACCGTATATTTCGGCAGTCAGTTTGTACATAAATCAACAAATAAAGGCCAAACATGGGAAGTCATCTCTCCTGATCTGACCACCAATGACCCCGAAAAACAAAAACAAAGTGAAAGCGGGGGCCTGACCATGGATGCCACTGGTGCTGAAAACCACTGTACCATTTTGGTCATTGAGCCCTCACCAGTGGAAAAAGATATGCTATGGGTCGGAACCGATGACGGTCGAGTGCACTATACCCAAAATGGAGGTGCCACTTGGACCGAAGTAACCGCCAGTATCAAAGGGCTGCCAAAAGGAAGCTGGATTCCTCAAATCAAAGCTTCACAGAACAACAAGGGTGAGGCACTCTTGCTGGCCAACGATTACAGAAGGTTCAATTATACACCTTATGCCTACCGCACCAAGGATTATGGTAAAACCTGGACGAGAATTGTAGATGAAAACGATGTACAGAGCTATACCCTATCGATCATTGAAGATCCAGAGAATCCAAATTTGGTTTTTCTGGGCACCGATGATGGTCTTTATATCTCATTTGATGCCGGAAACAAATGGCAGAAATGGACAGAGGGCTATCCCACGGTTTCAACCAAAGATTTGGTGATACATCCCCGTGAACAAGATTTGGTCATCGGCACCTTCGGCAGGGCCGCTTGGGTGCTGGACGATATTCGACCACTACGCGAGTTGGCCACCAATATGGAGGCCCTTCTGCAAGATGTGGCACTATTCGATAGCCCTGATGCATATTTAGCAGCTTATCAACAAGGAACCGGCAGTCGTTTTGGGGGTGATGCACTCTACAACGGTGAAAATCGCAAACAGGGCGCCATGATTACCTACTATCTAAAAGAGGGCAAAAAAGATTTGGACAAAGCCAAAAAGGATAAAGGGGAAGAGAAAAAAGAAGATACAGCGGATAATGGGCAAAAATCAGATGAAAAAGAATGGTCAGGGGTACAGAAAAAAGATTCCGTTCAATTTGGGATTTATGCCGATGACCGATTGATACGAACACTAAAGTACAAGACCCCTGAAAAGAAAGGTTTCCATAGGGTATATTGGGAGTTGAACGAAAAAGGCCCGGACAGACCAGCTCGAAAAATCAAGAAAAATGAACCTGAACCTAGCGGGGCCATGGTAAAGCCAGGCACCTATAAGATCAAGGTTACGTTCGGCACGACATCTGATTCTACCATGGTCACTGTAAAGACGGATCCAAGATTGAACGTTTCAACGGCCAATATCAATGAAGTTTACCAAACGCAAAAACAACTTGAAAAGCACATTCAAACCGCTGCTGACGCTGTGAAGCAGTTGATTGAGAGCAAAGATTTGGCCAACAAATATTCGAAAGAACTGAAAGAATTGGACAAGGAAAAATACAAAGATCGCATCAAGGCATCAAAAGACATTGTTAAGCAAATTGATTCGGTTGTGGCAGTGTTTATGGGCAAGGAAGACAAGCGGCAGGGCATTACCAGAAACCCGGAAACAACCGTTATGCAACGTCTGAACACGGCCAGTTACTATGTGGGCAGTCGAAAAAACGGAATCACCGAAACCGAAAAAAGACTCATTCGCTTTGCTGAAACAGACTTGAAGAATGCACTGCAAAAGACCAATATGTTTTTCGCTGATAAATGGAAGGCTTATCGTGAATCCATTGAAGCATTGAAACTATCCCCGTTTAAAGACAAGAAAACATTCAACCTAGATTGA
- a CDS encoding amidohydrolase family protein, with product MIKKLRFLAMLFASVALFAQEKKDNEKWDVSNPKGDFNYQDHTFTTDEGTWMNLDVSPDGKTLVFDLLGDIYTMPITGGKATPLRTGIPFEIQPRFSPDGTKISFTSDAGGGDNIWVMNVDGSNAKQVTKEDFRLLNNAYWTPDGNYLVARKHFTSQRSLGAGELWQYHISGGSGLQVTKRKNDQQDVNEPCVSPNGKYLYYSEDVYPGGFFQYNKDPNKQIYVIKRYDFETGKTMTITGGPGGAARPQVSRDGKLLAFVKRVRTKTVLYLHNLETGEEWPLADNLNKDQQEAWAIFGVYPNFSWLPNNEEIVFWNKGKIHSININSLEVNNIPFTVDATIKIAETLRVNSPVAPDQFTAKVIRHAVTSPDRKTLVFNALGKLWTKRLPNGKPKRLTNGTDLESEPAFSPDGKSIVFVTWNDEGLGAIHKIPTNGGATTKLTTIKGIYRTPAFSPDGRMLTYRKEPGNNDQGRSFSKKTGIYTMNIDGSNVKWVSEEGEHPMFSADAKRIFYQTGGTYFGNLEKTLKSVNLNGKDAKSHVKSKYANRLVPSPDNKWIAFTNLHKAYIAPLVLNGKEINLDNKSKSVPVAQISKDAGINLHWSSDSKTIFWTLGDDYFANEIKDRYTFLPDSPKEVAKMDSVGIKVGLTLKSDKPSGRIAFTGARIITMEGDEIIENGTIVINENKIEYLGKSDEINMPSNAKVFDASGKTIMPGIVDAHAHIGGFRYGLTTQKHWQLYANLAFGVTTAHDPSANTESIFAMSELIKNGDMVGPRIYSTGIILYGADGDFKAVINSLEDARSAIRRTKAFGAKSVKSYNQPRRDQRQQVMQAARELGINVVPEGGSTFYHNMTMIIDGHTGIEHNIPVAPVYKDIVELWKTSGSGYTPTLIVNYGGMNGEYYFYQKDNVWENKRLLNFTPRALVDARSRYRTMIPDEEYENGHILVSKTVARLNNEGVLVNLGAHGQLQGLGAHWELWLLHQGGLSNMDALRTATINPATYIGAGNDIGSLKVGKLADLIVLDKNPLEDIRNTETVKYTMVNGRLYDAETMNEIGNTTKERSMFWWENNKYNAAFPWHEEAHSFTRPGCGCHIGHN from the coding sequence ATGATAAAAAAACTACGCTTTCTGGCGATGCTCTTCGCATCGGTAGCCCTATTTGCACAAGAAAAAAAAGACAATGAAAAATGGGATGTTTCCAATCCCAAAGGAGATTTCAACTACCAAGACCATACCTTCACCACTGACGAGGGCACATGGATGAACCTCGATGTGAGCCCAGATGGAAAAACCTTGGTCTTCGATTTATTGGGTGATATCTACACAATGCCCATTACCGGTGGAAAGGCCACCCCGCTCAGAACAGGAATCCCTTTTGAGATACAACCGCGGTTTAGTCCGGATGGAACCAAAATCTCCTTTACCAGTGATGCCGGAGGTGGTGACAACATTTGGGTAATGAACGTCGACGGCAGCAATGCCAAGCAAGTGACCAAAGAAGACTTCAGACTGTTGAACAACGCTTATTGGACACCCGACGGCAATTATTTGGTGGCCAGAAAACACTTTACCTCCCAACGTTCACTGGGTGCCGGTGAACTATGGCAATATCATATTTCTGGGGGATCTGGGCTGCAAGTGACCAAACGTAAAAATGACCAGCAAGATGTGAACGAACCCTGTGTTTCACCAAATGGCAAATACCTCTATTACAGTGAAGACGTGTATCCCGGTGGGTTCTTTCAATATAACAAAGACCCCAACAAACAAATCTATGTCATCAAACGGTATGATTTTGAAACCGGAAAAACAATGACCATCACCGGCGGACCAGGTGGCGCCGCACGGCCACAGGTTTCGAGAGACGGCAAATTGCTGGCCTTTGTCAAAAGGGTACGCACCAAAACAGTCTTGTACCTACATAATTTGGAAACGGGTGAAGAATGGCCGCTTGCCGATAATCTGAACAAAGACCAACAAGAGGCGTGGGCCATTTTTGGGGTATATCCGAATTTCAGTTGGTTGCCCAACAACGAGGAAATCGTGTTTTGGAACAAAGGCAAGATCCATAGCATCAATATCAATTCATTGGAGGTGAACAACATTCCCTTTACGGTTGATGCCACTATCAAAATCGCGGAAACACTAAGGGTCAATTCTCCTGTGGCACCCGACCAATTTACGGCCAAAGTAATTCGCCATGCGGTAACTTCTCCAGACCGGAAAACCCTCGTCTTCAATGCACTCGGAAAACTATGGACCAAACGTTTGCCCAATGGCAAACCCAAACGATTGACCAATGGTACGGACCTTGAATCAGAACCTGCATTTTCCCCTGATGGAAAAAGCATTGTCTTTGTCACATGGAATGATGAAGGGTTGGGTGCCATTCACAAAATTCCCACAAACGGGGGAGCCACGACAAAACTGACCACCATCAAAGGCATATACCGAACCCCTGCCTTTAGCCCTGATGGACGAATGCTCACTTATCGCAAAGAGCCCGGTAACAATGACCAGGGCAGAAGCTTTTCAAAAAAGACGGGCATCTATACGATGAACATCGATGGCTCAAATGTCAAATGGGTCTCAGAAGAAGGCGAACACCCCATGTTCTCTGCTGATGCAAAACGCATTTTTTACCAAACAGGGGGCACCTATTTTGGCAATCTTGAAAAGACCCTAAAATCGGTGAATCTTAACGGAAAAGATGCAAAAAGCCATGTGAAATCAAAATATGCCAACCGTTTGGTGCCAAGTCCGGATAACAAATGGATTGCCTTCACCAACCTGCACAAAGCCTATATCGCCCCATTGGTGCTCAATGGCAAGGAAATCAATTTAGACAACAAGAGCAAATCAGTGCCAGTGGCCCAGATTTCAAAAGATGCGGGTATCAACTTGCACTGGTCAAGCGACAGCAAAACCATTTTTTGGACACTTGGTGATGACTATTTTGCCAATGAAATCAAAGACCGATATACCTTTTTACCCGATTCACCAAAAGAAGTGGCCAAAATGGACAGTGTGGGCATTAAGGTCGGACTCACCTTGAAAAGCGACAAACCCTCAGGGCGTATCGCTTTTACCGGTGCACGGATCATTACCATGGAAGGAGACGAAATCATCGAGAACGGTACCATTGTCATCAACGAAAACAAAATCGAGTATCTCGGCAAGTCTGATGAAATCAACATGCCCTCAAATGCCAAGGTATTTGATGCTTCGGGCAAGACCATTATGCCTGGCATTGTAGATGCCCATGCGCATATCGGCGGGTTTCGATATGGCCTCACTACACAGAAACACTGGCAATTGTATGCCAATCTCGCTTTTGGGGTGACCACAGCCCATGACCCTTCGGCTAACACAGAATCGATTTTTGCGATGTCAGAATTAATCAAAAACGGCGATATGGTCGGGCCAAGAATATATTCTACGGGAATCATTTTGTATGGTGCCGATGGTGATTTCAAAGCGGTCATCAATAGTTTGGAAGATGCCCGATCGGCCATTCGAAGAACAAAGGCCTTTGGAGCAAAATCGGTAAAGAGCTACAACCAACCAAGACGTGACCAACGACAACAGGTGATGCAGGCCGCAAGAGAATTGGGCATCAATGTGGTACCGGAAGGGGGCTCTACCTTTTACCACAACATGACCATGATCATCGATGGCCATACAGGCATTGAGCATAATATTCCCGTTGCCCCTGTTTATAAAGACATCGTAGAGCTTTGGAAGACCAGTGGTTCAGGGTATACCCCTACCCTCATCGTAAACTATGGTGGTATGAACGGAGAATATTACTTCTACCAAAAAGACAATGTCTGGGAGAATAAACGTTTGTTGAACTTTACCCCACGCGCACTGGTCGATGCCCGTTCGCGCTATCGAACCATGATACCGGATGAAGAGTATGAGAATGGCCATATTTTGGTTTCAAAAACGGTTGCCCGACTGAACAATGAAGGTGTACTGGTCAATTTAGGGGCGCATGGACAATTACAGGGACTTGGCGCTCACTGGGAGCTTTGGCTGCTGCACCAAGGAGGACTATCGAATATGGATGCCTTAAGAACGGCAACCATCAATCCGGCCACCTATATCGGAGCAGGCAACGATATCGGCTCGCTGAAAGTCGGCAAATTGGCCGATTTGATCGTATTGGACAAAAATCCACTGGAAGATATCCGAAATACGGAGACGGTGAAATACACCATGGTCAATGGCAGGCTTTATGATGCCGAGACCATGAATGAAATCGGTAATACCACAAAAGAGCGAAGTATGTTCTGGTGGGAAAACAACAAATATAACGCGGCATTTCCATGGCATGAAGAAGCCCATAGTTTTACTAGGCCGGGCTGTGGATGCCATATTGGTCACAACTAG